The Carassius carassius chromosome 32, fCarCar2.1, whole genome shotgun sequence DNA window ACAAGAAACTATGTAGATTAGTTTCAAATTAGGTGTATATTGAGTATATTGATCTATATTTTAAATTTGAACGTATTTTACTTTTagaatatttatatactatttatataaacaacacacattataaatgttaataatttatatgcatattatttatatttaattttattgatttattttggacttatttagaattttcttctCAGGTCCCTTTATATATTCGGACATTTTGGACTACAAGAACTTGCATGAGATTGTTGTAAACAACCGCATCTCCTGGTTGATACACTACAGCGCCATACTGAGTGCAGACGGAGAGGCCAAAGTGTCCCTCACTCGTGATGTCAACATCACTGGTTAGTCACCGGGGCCAGTCATCTTCAGCCTCTTTTCAGTCCTAAGGTACACTGatgtttcttttcttcttttctcaTTTTTAGGGTTGCACAATGTTCTTGATGTCGCAGTAGAACATGGGCTCCGTCTCTTCATCCCCAGCTCTATTGGAGCCTTTGGCCCCATGTCCCCTCATAACCCAACCCCGGATCTGTGCATCCAGCGCCCACAAACCATTTACGGAGTGTCCAAGGTTCACGCAGAGTTAATGGGAGAGGTCAGCATgcttttgagagaacacctgctAATACTGAACCTTTGATGAGACTTTAATTTTAgcattatattaaatgaaaaaaagagaataGAAGTCTGATACAGTATGTACCAGGAGGAAATATATCTACAAATATGTCAAACTTATCTTAATGCGTATTAATGTTTCTAGCTTTGTTTTACCTCATCGCCGTGCATCACCTTTGTGATGCATTATTCAAGGCTTTACATTTCTGTGTTGTGTATTACAGTATTACCATCACAGGTATGGTCTTGACTTCCGCTGTCTCAGATACCCTGGAATCATTTCTGCAGACTGTCAACCCGGTGGAGGAACTACAGGTAAACTGAAAGAAAACTGAATGCATTAGATATAAAAAACtagtaataaaaattaaattagagAATGTTGCCATGTTCTTATTgtcaactaaaactattaaataattaaattaaataaagctgaaataaaatagaaatattagaaaactaaaaatgttgCCTTGTGGTTTTGGAAACGAAAGTTATTAAAATTTGAATAAAGCTTAAACTATTAGATGAAACACTTGATCTTAGAACATTTGAAAATGTTGCTGTGCGTTGTTATTGTTAAGTATTAAAAATTGAAATTaagcttaaaatgtaaaaaaaaaaagttgaaaaaaacaTGTAAGCTTAAAATCTGAAAATAGcttaaattaaatagaaatattagatgaaaaacataaaaaatgaaagaaaacagaaatgtagccatgtgttgttattgtaaactaaaagtattccaaagtaaaataaaactgaaataaaatattagatgaaaaatttaaaatgtaaaacaaaatgataaatgttgccttgttattgtaaaataagagtattaaacatttacataaagctgaaataaatttgCTAATTTTCGATGAAAAACCCCAAacttaaataaatttaaagaaaatgtttccTTGACAAcaactgtaataaaaataaaaataaatagaaaaaatctaataaaagtacACAGTTGAAGcactaaatgaaaactgaaaatctatATGGCAAAATATGAATATCTTCTATAATACTAAATCATACTTAAACATCTGTGTTAATGCATCTGTGTAAACTTTTGCTTCCATTTTTTTACATCTCTTCTATAAGACTATGCTGTTCAGATCTTCCATGATGCTGTGAAAACGGGTAACTGTGTGTGCAATCTGAGGCCGGACACGAGACTCCCCATGATGTTCATCGATGATTGTCTGAGAGCCACGCTGGAGGTTCTGGAAGCTCCTGCTGAGGCGCTGTCCATGCGAACATACAACATCAGCGCTATGAGCTTCACTCCAGAGGAGCTGGTACAAGAAATCAGGAGGCACCTGCCAGACCTGCAGGTCACCTACGAGACTGACCCAGTGCGACAAGCCATTGGTGAGAGTCACACACATCTGTCAtcggccatccaagatgtagatgagtttgtttcttcatcagatttggagaaatgttgcattacaGACACTCTGCGGTGAACGGGTGccatcagaacgagagtccaaacagctgattaaaacattacaataatccacaagtaatccacaggaCTCTAGTCcgtcaattaatgtcttgtgaagagaaaggctgcatgtttgcatgtttataagaaacaaagcaATCATTGAGGCATTTTGACTTCAAAcaattgcttccagctaaaatatacagtaagtcagtaatccataatattgcttttagTGAAAAAGTCAtatggtctgaatcaggagagaaatatgcgcagatcaagtacttttaaaaagataaaacagctctaaacaaatatgctgGTGGATTTTTATGTGAGAAGACAACAGTGGATGAACTTTCTCACTGgatgaagcgttattatggaaTATGGACTCATACTTTAGCCGGAAACAatggtttacattttaaaatgtcttaatggtttgttaatttattttaaattcaaacatgcagctcttcatttcacaagacattaactgatggactgggatggtgtggattacttgtggattattgtgatgattttatcagccatgtggactctcgttctgacggcacccattcacttcagaagaTCCATTGGTAAGAAAATGATGTATTGTACGCAATTGCAATGTATTCTGATCATGCATCGCATAGTTTTTGGTGgatatgcaatgcaatgcaatgcaaaatatatatttaatatatttattatatatatatatatatatatatatatatatatatatatatatatatatatatatatatattttttttttttttttttttttttatcattccaaATAGTTTCTGTGTTATTTCTTCTAGCTGACAGCTGGCCAATGGTCTTTGACGACAGCAATGCCCGCAGTGACTGGGGCTGGAAACACAACTATGGTTTGCCAGAGCTGGTTCAGACGATGCTCAACTTAACTGGCTCAAACTTCAGAATGCTTCAAGGCAACTGAACATCATCTGTCATCAAGTGTCTGAGTTTATCTGAGGTGTTTGGGTCCTAATGGAACGAATGGCAATTGGGCTTTGCAGTATACTATGTAACACACTGAGTTTATGAAGGTCAAACTTTCTTCATTTTTCCATATGTAGCACATATTTGCACACTTTTCCTGGTGAAGTAAACCAAACATTTACAGGGTTATTTATATCCTTATTCTCTTCAATCCTCTTAATAACCTCCctgattttatattatttaagccTAAATTTGTTTTGTGGAATCTTTGTTCTTTAGCAAtcagtttaatttagttttttatcagTGAATTTAGTAAATTCTGAGCTATGGGTTATTTTTTCTGATAGAATAATTTACACTatactgttcaaacgtttggggtgagaaggatttttttaattttgaaagaaattaattttatcgtgacagtgaagactggtgtaatgatgctgaaaatttagctttaccatcacagaaataaaaataaattttaaaatgcagtacaAAAGaccaaatattatatttaaattgaatataatatttggTCTCACTTAAGGTCCAATTCTATGCATTAACAAACAATGAACTATGacttttgtctcaataaactcctaattcctAATAAACTCCTGGTCTTGcagaatatgtgttttataagtactaataaacagtcaatatgttaatattaggcatgttaataagcaactagttaaaggTGAAATTTGGTAGCTATACTGAAGTGTTacctaatatttcacattattactgtttttaatatatatttttaacaaataatttcaGACTAATTTCAAAAGTATACAAATCTTACAGACTCTTGAATGGTAGTGGTGTTTAAAAGATTTTATGGAAGAAATGCAATATCCTAGTATAAA harbors:
- the LOC132112385 gene encoding L-threonine 3-dehydrogenase, mitochondrial-like; this translates as MSCMRAVRGLALAGDFQSLAVLSRRVSFSPRQVASDASFHSVSFSESDHPRVLITGGLGQLGVGLTKLLRKQFGKYNVILSDIRKPPAHVYQSGPFIYSDILDYKNLHEIVVNNRISWLIHYSAILSADGEAKVSLTRDVNITGLHNVLDVAVEHGLRLFIPSSIGAFGPMSPHNPTPDLCIQRPQTIYGVSKVHAELMGEYYHHRYGLDFRCLRYPGIISADCQPGGGTTDYAVQIFHDAVKTGNCVCNLRPDTRLPMMFIDDCLRATLEVLEAPAEALSMRTYNISAMSFTPEELVQEIRRHLPDLQVTYETDPVRQAIADSWPMVFDDSNARSDWGWKHNYGLPELVQTMLNLTGSNFRMLQGN